Genomic segment of Runella rosea:
AAAAAGTGCGATTCATTTTCTTCTCTGCCTAGTGTTTTGAAATAACAACACAAAAGTACAGGTTAGAAAAAGGCCCTTCCGTGACAAATGTTACCTAAAGGTATAATCTACCCCAAAAACTTGACTTAAAAGATTCTGCGGAGCGTCTAGGATGGTGGCATCGTGGCGTAAAGCGGGCGTAACGGGAGAAAATTCACGCAAATATTCTTTCATCACTGTATGCAAGGTATAGGAAGTAAGCCTTGTTTCTTTCACTCCTTTGAGGCGACAAAGCATATCATCGGGGTCGCCGTCTCGCTCGCAAGCGCATATGGTGTAGGTTTTGTCAAGATTGAGAGGCTGACCGCCGATGGTCACTTTTTGCACCCGTTGACCCACTCTTTCCTTTGCTTTAAATTCTATCTGCATCCCTTTAAACCGTATCAGCCAGCCTCCAAAACGTTTGGATGCATCTTGGGCAAATACGTTTTGCAATTCTTTTTCGAGCCATTCCATGAGTTGCTGGCCCGTTGCTTTGGCTGTTTTGACGTTAGAATCAATGGGAAGCATGTCAAAAAGATAACCTTCGGTGATGGCCACTTTTTCATCTTTGCCTGCGGTTAGGGGTGGGCAAAATCGAAAACCGTTTGACAAGGCTATATCTGTATTAACTTTCCATTTGAGGGCGTCCACGATTAAGGTATCAATGGTGTTTTCGACCACAAAATTTCGGTATAAGGGTAAAGTACTGTACCCGATAATACGATTTATTTCAGCCCGGTACGGTTTTTCAATTTGTTCTATTAACTCCTGTATTTCCTTTTTTGCGGGATATTTTTTAGGGTCAACTTCAATAAGTTCGTATGAGTCTCCCGTGATTTTTCCGCTTTCAACGCGTAGGTCGAGTTTACCGACGAAAGAGCCAAAAGCCCCTGGTTCGACAATTTTGGTGTATTCGGCTTGAATTGGTTTTCGTACACGCTCGTGCGTATCAGCCCCAAAAATATAGTCAACTCCTTTACAGTCAGGGTTGTTGCCCAAAGCAATTTGCTGGCTAAGCCCTAAATGCGAAAGTAAAATTACAAAATCGCATTGTTCTTGTTCTTTCAGCAAAGTCACGTATTCTTTTAAACTTTCTTCGGGTTTGGCGTAAATGATTCCTTTGCTGTACATCGGAGATTGACGAATCGGCACCAACGGGTCGGTATATCCCAAAAAACCGATTTTAATCCCCAATCGATTGAAAATCTGGTAGGGTTGAAAAATGAGATTTCCCCGTTTGCCGTCGCCTGCGTCGTGGTACATATTGGCGCAGACTTTGGGCGTCAGTAGCCCGCCCATCAGGTGCTGCATGTTTTGTTTGTTGTACACCACTTCCCAGTTTCCGGGAAGATACAGGTCATAATTCAGCGCATTCAAAAGCGGAACAAACGCTTTTCCCGTGGTTTTGATGGCCAGCATACTGCCCTGAAACATATCGCCCGTATCCATTACGATGGTATTGGTCGGATTCTGTTTGCGTAATACGTCCAAGGCTGTTGCCAAATGCGCGTAGCCTCCTGCTTTACGAAAGGTAAGTTGGTTATTCTCCCAAAATAGCTCATCGTGGGGGTGAAGCTGGCAGTGGACGTC
This window contains:
- a CDS encoding bifunctional metallophosphatase/5'-nucleotidase → MMPSRRKFLQSGLFTGAILGSTPPLSASEENTNSKKSNHAKSGTITFLQTTDVHCQLHPHDELFWENNQLTFRKAGGYAHLATALDVLRKQNPTNTIVMDTGDMFQGSMLAIKTTGKAFVPLLNALNYDLYLPGNWEVVYNKQNMQHLMGGLLTPKVCANMYHDAGDGKRGNLIFQPYQIFNRLGIKIGFLGYTDPLVPIRQSPMYSKGIIYAKPEESLKEYVTLLKEQEQCDFVILLSHLGLSQQIALGNNPDCKGVDYIFGADTHERVRKPIQAEYTKIVEPGAFGSFVGKLDLRVESGKITGDSYELIEVDPKKYPAKKEIQELIEQIEKPYRAEINRIIGYSTLPLYRNFVVENTIDTLIVDALKWKVNTDIALSNGFRFCPPLTAGKDEKVAITEGYLFDMLPIDSNVKTAKATGQQLMEWLEKELQNVFAQDASKRFGGWLIRFKGMQIEFKAKERVGQRVQKVTIGGQPLNLDKTYTICACERDGDPDDMLCRLKGVKETRLTSYTLHTVMKEYLREFSPVTPALRHDATILDAPQNLLSQVFGVDYTFR